The Musa acuminata AAA Group cultivar baxijiao chromosome BXJ2-2, Cavendish_Baxijiao_AAA, whole genome shotgun sequence genome has a segment encoding these proteins:
- the LOC135605366 gene encoding putative disease resistance protein RGA3 isoform X1 codes for MAMILDFFLSNYLPKLANLIEGEICKVLQVGDELQKLQETLERIGGFLESAERKRLTDSDIGRWVRELKDVMYDADDIIDLCIVKGERLLEGQPLASAISFSFASPSSYFRCVKLRHQISSKIQGLNSRLKQIKEDRSILPRLEQVPQEHRASSRETSFLEVKTDVVGTRVEDDARNLIKLILENDKQKYRVFGIVGMGGIGKTTLARKIYNDEWIKENFPIRIWLYVSNNYSENQLLKEVIRCAGGDTDGFESAATLQTRVVSLLSTNSLIVLDDVWCSDVWENLLRKPVMNGEGSSKIVVTTRDAGIARSMNACIHHVEQMDEESGWELLRKMALGVGTEDEISTLKEIGVEIVKRCDGLPLAIKVIAGVLRKAEASKEAWEAVLRSDSWHMNQIDKEELPAALHLSYADLPSHLKPCFLYCSLYIPYSISCHDLARAWVAEGFIGADDGERLMEDIAEDYYWELISRNLLQPDPRSMDGDRCTMHDLLRSLAHFLMEGEGILFNDGARLHTSPLTKVRRLSMVNIGERLQLPEVILKQNCLRTLILHDSPKTRMVNDVLVRLEHLRVLHVSDSCIEGLPDSIGKLLHLRYLDLDRTNIRRIPESIGSLANLQTLNIAECKCLDQLPKSIMMLRSLRCLRLKRTPLTHLPKGISKLENLITLGGLIIGCGEYATGPDEGCQLEELRCLSKLRYVRIHNLERAVGGGGEVLANKPFLKRLLLSWDNQAPVWREQMQRAEETCDSLCPPPSVRELNIKEFPYQRFPIWFRSASVDASFPNLSYLMLSHFPSCAELPPLGRLPKLKFLSIREADAVVAIGPEILGHIPPGAAAFPKLEVMRFVDMRNWEQWSSCMTEEDSIRERLQLLPNLQKCYLIDCPKLTAVPGGLRRASRLKLLKIRSNHRLTEIMNLAFLDELHVNSNQGLQRISDLPSLRYLAISDCPQMVCVENLDSLQHLVLECSPSTVHLPRWLPLLMEQHRSEGASFKKFELQCSLPLLESCRRNEANWDVVQQIPDVRIRTKDGSRFIWYTKDPQLYSTNAGLA; via the coding sequence ATGGCGATGATTCTGGATTTCTTCCTATCGAACTACCTACCGAAGCTGGCAAACTTAATCGAGGGCGAGATCTGCAAGGTGCTACAGGTGGGGGACGAGCTCCAGAAGTTGCAAGAGACGCTGGAGAGGATCGGCGGTTTCCTGGAATCCGCAGAACGGAAGAGGCTCACGGACTCCGACATCGGCAGATGGGTGAGAGAGCTGAAGGACGTCATGTACGACGCCGACGACATCATCGACCTCTGCATAGTCAAAGGTGAGAGGCTGTTGGAAGGCCAGCCTCTGGCTTCAGCTATAAGCTTCTCCTTCGCTTCCCCTTCTTCTTACTTCAGATGCGTGAAGCTTCGCCATCAAATCAGTAGCAAGATCCAAGGGCTCAATAGCAGACTGAAGCAGATCAAGGAGGACAGGTCAATTCTTCCGAGACTAGAGCAAGTTCCCCAAGAACATAGAGCAAGCTCCCGAGAAACGTCTTTCCTAGAGGTTAAGACTGACGTCGTAGGGACACGGGTGGAAGATGATGCCCGAAATCTAATCAAGTTGATACTGGAGAACGACAAACAAAAGTATCGGGTATTCGGGATTGTCGGTATGGGTGGGATTGGCAAGACCACTCTGGCACGGAAGATATACAATGATGAATGGATAAAGGAGAACTTCCCCATACGAATTTGGTTGTATGTCTCCAACAATTACTCGGAGAACCAGTTGCTGAAAGAGGTAATTAGATGTGCAGGAGGGGACACTGATGGTTTTGAATCCGCAGCGACACTTCAGACTCGAGTAGTCTCTCTCCTGTCGACAAACTCCCTTATAGTACTGGATGACGTATGGTGTTCAGATGTGTGGGAGAATTTACTCAGGAAACCTGTAATGAATGGAGAAGGTAGCAGCAAGATCGTGGTTACCACCAGAGATGCCGGCATCGCCAGAAGCATGAATGCTTGCATCCACCATGTTGAGCAAATGGACGAAGAGAGTGGCTGGGAACTGCTCCGAAAGATGGCTCTCGGAGTTGGTACGGAGGATGAGATCTCTACGTTGAAAGAGATTGGGGTTGAGATCGTCAAAAGATGCGACGGGCTTCCTCTTGCAATCAAAGTTATCGCAGGGGTTCTTAGAAAGGCAGAGGCGAGCAAGGAAGCGTGGGAAGCGGTTCTCAGAAGTGACTCGTGGCATATGAACCAGATCGACAAGGAGGAGCTACCGGCGGCTTTGCACTTGAGCTACGCCGACCTACCGTCTCATCTCAAACCATGCTTCCTTTACTGTTCTTTGTACATACCCTACAGCATTAGTTGTCACGATCTTGCTCGGGCTTGGGTGGCCGAAGGATTCATTGGAGCAGATGATGGAGAAAGATTAATGGAGGATATAGCCGAGGACTACTACTGGGAGCTGATCTCCAGGAACCTTCTACAACCAGATCCGAGAAGTATGGATGGGGACCGGTGCACGATGCATGATCTCCTGAGGTCCCTCGCTCACTTTTTGATGGAAGGAGAGGGCATTTTGTTCAACGATGGTGCCAGGTTGCATACGAGCCCTCTGACAAAGGTCCGTCGGCTGTCGATGGTTAACATCGGCGAAAGATTACAACTTCCTGAAGTGATACTGAAGCAGAACTGCTTGAGGACCTTAATTCTCCACGACTCTCCCAAGACCAGGATGGTCAATGATGTACTTGTAAGGTTAGAGCATCTACGAGTCTTGCACGTGTCCGATTCATGCATCGAGGGCCTTCCGGATTCCATCGGCAAGCTGTTGCATCTGAGGTACTTGGATCTTGATCGAACCAACATACGAAGGATACCAGAATCCATTGGAAGCCTTGCAAACCTGCAAACCCTGAACATCGCCGAGTGCAAATGCTTGGATCAACTTCCCAAGTCCATCATGATGCTGCGCAGTCTGAGATGTCTTCGGCTCAAGCGTACACCCCTCACCCATCTGCCGAAAGGGATAAGCAAATTGGAGAACCTCATCACTCTCGGAGGACTAATCATCGGCTGTGGCGAGTACGCGACCGGACCTGACGAGGGGTGCCAGTTGGAGGAGCTGCGATGTCTATCCAAGTTGAGATATGTGAGGATACACAACTTGGAGAGGGCAGTTGGAGGAGGAGGCGAAGTGCTCGCGAACAAGCCCTTCCTCAAGCGTTTGCTTCTGTCATGGGACAATCAAGCACCAGTGTGGCGGGAGCAGATGCAGAGAGCAGAGGAGACGTGCGACTCGCTGTGCCCTCCACCCAGCGTACGCGAGTTGAACATTAAGGAGTTCCCATATCAGCGGTTCCCGATCTGGTTTCGTTCAGCCTCCGTGGATGCTTCTTTCCCTAACCTGTCATATTTGATGCTCAGTCACTTCCCTTCATGTGCAGAGCTTCCTCCTCTGGGCCGGCTGCCGAAGCTAAAATTCCTTTCCATTAGGGAGGCAGATGCGGTTGTGGCCATTGGGCCTGAAATCCTCGGCCATATTCCTCCAGGAGCTGCCGCGTTCCCCAAATTGGAGGTGATGCGGTTCGTTGACATGCGCAACTGGGAACAATGGTCATCATGCATGACAGAGGAAGACAGTATTCGAGAAAGACTTCAACTGCTGCCTAATCTACAGAAGTGTTATCTCATCGACTGTCCAAAGCTGACAGCTGTTCCAGGAGGCCTACGTCGTGCCTCGAGATTGAAGTTGCTTAAGATTCGGAGTAATCACAGATTGACGGAGATCATGAACCTGGCCTTCTTGGATGAGCTCCATGTCAATAGTAATCAAGGCTTGCAAAGGATATCCGACCTTCCTTCGCTGAGGTATCTGGCCATCAGCGACTGCCCGCAGATGGTGTGTGTGGAGAATCTCGACTCGCTGCAGCACCTGGTCCTCGAATGCTCGCCATCAACGGTGCATCTTCCCCGGTGGTTGCCGCTGCTGATGGAGCAGCACCGGAGCGAAGGTGCGAGTTTCAAGAAATTTGAGTTGCAGTGCAGCTTACCGCTGCTGGAGAGTTGCCGCCGGAACGAGGCGAATTGGGATGTTGTGCAGCAGATCCCAGATGTCAGAATCCGTACCAAAGATGGCAGCAGATTCATATGGTACACGAAGGATCCTCAGCTGTATAGTACAAATGCAGGATTAGCATGA
- the LOC135605366 gene encoding putative disease resistance protein RGA3 isoform X2: MGERAEGRHVRRRRHHRPLHSQRCVKLRHQISSKIQGLNSRLKQIKEDRSILPRLEQVPQEHRASSRETSFLEVKTDVVGTRVEDDARNLIKLILENDKQKYRVFGIVGMGGIGKTTLARKIYNDEWIKENFPIRIWLYVSNNYSENQLLKEVIRCAGGDTDGFESAATLQTRVVSLLSTNSLIVLDDVWCSDVWENLLRKPVMNGEGSSKIVVTTRDAGIARSMNACIHHVEQMDEESGWELLRKMALGVGTEDEISTLKEIGVEIVKRCDGLPLAIKVIAGVLRKAEASKEAWEAVLRSDSWHMNQIDKEELPAALHLSYADLPSHLKPCFLYCSLYIPYSISCHDLARAWVAEGFIGADDGERLMEDIAEDYYWELISRNLLQPDPRSMDGDRCTMHDLLRSLAHFLMEGEGILFNDGARLHTSPLTKVRRLSMVNIGERLQLPEVILKQNCLRTLILHDSPKTRMVNDVLVRLEHLRVLHVSDSCIEGLPDSIGKLLHLRYLDLDRTNIRRIPESIGSLANLQTLNIAECKCLDQLPKSIMMLRSLRCLRLKRTPLTHLPKGISKLENLITLGGLIIGCGEYATGPDEGCQLEELRCLSKLRYVRIHNLERAVGGGGEVLANKPFLKRLLLSWDNQAPVWREQMQRAEETCDSLCPPPSVRELNIKEFPYQRFPIWFRSASVDASFPNLSYLMLSHFPSCAELPPLGRLPKLKFLSIREADAVVAIGPEILGHIPPGAAAFPKLEVMRFVDMRNWEQWSSCMTEEDSIRERLQLLPNLQKCYLIDCPKLTAVPGGLRRASRLKLLKIRSNHRLTEIMNLAFLDELHVNSNQGLQRISDLPSLRYLAISDCPQMVCVENLDSLQHLVLECSPSTVHLPRWLPLLMEQHRSEGASFKKFELQCSLPLLESCRRNEANWDVVQQIPDVRIRTKDGSRFIWYTKDPQLYSTNAGLA, from the exons ATGGGTGAGAGAGCTGAAGGACGTCATGTACGACGCCGACGACATCATCGACCTCTGCATAGTCAAAG ATGCGTGAAGCTTCGCCATCAAATCAGTAGCAAGATCCAAGGGCTCAATAGCAGACTGAAGCAGATCAAGGAGGACAGGTCAATTCTTCCGAGACTAGAGCAAGTTCCCCAAGAACATAGAGCAAGCTCCCGAGAAACGTCTTTCCTAGAGGTTAAGACTGACGTCGTAGGGACACGGGTGGAAGATGATGCCCGAAATCTAATCAAGTTGATACTGGAGAACGACAAACAAAAGTATCGGGTATTCGGGATTGTCGGTATGGGTGGGATTGGCAAGACCACTCTGGCACGGAAGATATACAATGATGAATGGATAAAGGAGAACTTCCCCATACGAATTTGGTTGTATGTCTCCAACAATTACTCGGAGAACCAGTTGCTGAAAGAGGTAATTAGATGTGCAGGAGGGGACACTGATGGTTTTGAATCCGCAGCGACACTTCAGACTCGAGTAGTCTCTCTCCTGTCGACAAACTCCCTTATAGTACTGGATGACGTATGGTGTTCAGATGTGTGGGAGAATTTACTCAGGAAACCTGTAATGAATGGAGAAGGTAGCAGCAAGATCGTGGTTACCACCAGAGATGCCGGCATCGCCAGAAGCATGAATGCTTGCATCCACCATGTTGAGCAAATGGACGAAGAGAGTGGCTGGGAACTGCTCCGAAAGATGGCTCTCGGAGTTGGTACGGAGGATGAGATCTCTACGTTGAAAGAGATTGGGGTTGAGATCGTCAAAAGATGCGACGGGCTTCCTCTTGCAATCAAAGTTATCGCAGGGGTTCTTAGAAAGGCAGAGGCGAGCAAGGAAGCGTGGGAAGCGGTTCTCAGAAGTGACTCGTGGCATATGAACCAGATCGACAAGGAGGAGCTACCGGCGGCTTTGCACTTGAGCTACGCCGACCTACCGTCTCATCTCAAACCATGCTTCCTTTACTGTTCTTTGTACATACCCTACAGCATTAGTTGTCACGATCTTGCTCGGGCTTGGGTGGCCGAAGGATTCATTGGAGCAGATGATGGAGAAAGATTAATGGAGGATATAGCCGAGGACTACTACTGGGAGCTGATCTCCAGGAACCTTCTACAACCAGATCCGAGAAGTATGGATGGGGACCGGTGCACGATGCATGATCTCCTGAGGTCCCTCGCTCACTTTTTGATGGAAGGAGAGGGCATTTTGTTCAACGATGGTGCCAGGTTGCATACGAGCCCTCTGACAAAGGTCCGTCGGCTGTCGATGGTTAACATCGGCGAAAGATTACAACTTCCTGAAGTGATACTGAAGCAGAACTGCTTGAGGACCTTAATTCTCCACGACTCTCCCAAGACCAGGATGGTCAATGATGTACTTGTAAGGTTAGAGCATCTACGAGTCTTGCACGTGTCCGATTCATGCATCGAGGGCCTTCCGGATTCCATCGGCAAGCTGTTGCATCTGAGGTACTTGGATCTTGATCGAACCAACATACGAAGGATACCAGAATCCATTGGAAGCCTTGCAAACCTGCAAACCCTGAACATCGCCGAGTGCAAATGCTTGGATCAACTTCCCAAGTCCATCATGATGCTGCGCAGTCTGAGATGTCTTCGGCTCAAGCGTACACCCCTCACCCATCTGCCGAAAGGGATAAGCAAATTGGAGAACCTCATCACTCTCGGAGGACTAATCATCGGCTGTGGCGAGTACGCGACCGGACCTGACGAGGGGTGCCAGTTGGAGGAGCTGCGATGTCTATCCAAGTTGAGATATGTGAGGATACACAACTTGGAGAGGGCAGTTGGAGGAGGAGGCGAAGTGCTCGCGAACAAGCCCTTCCTCAAGCGTTTGCTTCTGTCATGGGACAATCAAGCACCAGTGTGGCGGGAGCAGATGCAGAGAGCAGAGGAGACGTGCGACTCGCTGTGCCCTCCACCCAGCGTACGCGAGTTGAACATTAAGGAGTTCCCATATCAGCGGTTCCCGATCTGGTTTCGTTCAGCCTCCGTGGATGCTTCTTTCCCTAACCTGTCATATTTGATGCTCAGTCACTTCCCTTCATGTGCAGAGCTTCCTCCTCTGGGCCGGCTGCCGAAGCTAAAATTCCTTTCCATTAGGGAGGCAGATGCGGTTGTGGCCATTGGGCCTGAAATCCTCGGCCATATTCCTCCAGGAGCTGCCGCGTTCCCCAAATTGGAGGTGATGCGGTTCGTTGACATGCGCAACTGGGAACAATGGTCATCATGCATGACAGAGGAAGACAGTATTCGAGAAAGACTTCAACTGCTGCCTAATCTACAGAAGTGTTATCTCATCGACTGTCCAAAGCTGACAGCTGTTCCAGGAGGCCTACGTCGTGCCTCGAGATTGAAGTTGCTTAAGATTCGGAGTAATCACAGATTGACGGAGATCATGAACCTGGCCTTCTTGGATGAGCTCCATGTCAATAGTAATCAAGGCTTGCAAAGGATATCCGACCTTCCTTCGCTGAGGTATCTGGCCATCAGCGACTGCCCGCAGATGGTGTGTGTGGAGAATCTCGACTCGCTGCAGCACCTGGTCCTCGAATGCTCGCCATCAACGGTGCATCTTCCCCGGTGGTTGCCGCTGCTGATGGAGCAGCACCGGAGCGAAGGTGCGAGTTTCAAGAAATTTGAGTTGCAGTGCAGCTTACCGCTGCTGGAGAGTTGCCGCCGGAACGAGGCGAATTGGGATGTTGTGCAGCAGATCCCAGATGTCAGAATCCGTACCAAAGATGGCAGCAGATTCATATGGTACACGAAGGATCCTCAGCTGTATAGTACAAATGCAGGATTAGCATGA